A genomic window from Bradyrhizobium lupini includes:
- a CDS encoding carbohydrate ABC transporter permease, protein MSNARTIRAPFDPSVLFKLVFLAVVAIIVVVPLLATLFGGFKSLGELRVNPFGLPRHWEWQNYADILFSARYWQLLRNSLIISTLTVALTLIVASMAAFTFAHIRFYGSSMLLSYLTLGLLFPAATAVLPLFIKVRDLGLLDTYFGVALPQTAFSLAMSVLLLRRFFKDIPYELLEAALVDGCSYIKFFRYVTLPLSRPILATVGTITFVNSWNAYLLPLVMLNTDALYPWPLGIMIYQGEYSSEWHLILAFITLTILPTIILFLLAQKHIVAGLTAGAVKG, encoded by the coding sequence ATGAGTAACGCCAGGACCATCCGCGCCCCGTTCGATCCCTCAGTATTGTTCAAGCTGGTGTTCCTCGCCGTCGTTGCCATCATCGTAGTGGTGCCGCTGCTCGCGACCTTGTTCGGTGGCTTCAAATCGCTCGGCGAACTGCGCGTCAATCCGTTCGGCCTGCCACGCCACTGGGAGTGGCAGAACTATGCCGACATCCTGTTCTCGGCACGCTACTGGCAGCTCTTGCGCAACTCGCTGATCATCTCGACCCTCACGGTGGCCCTGACCCTGATCGTCGCCTCGATGGCGGCGTTCACCTTCGCCCATATCAGGTTCTATGGCAGCTCGATGCTGCTGAGCTACCTGACGCTGGGCCTGCTGTTTCCGGCCGCGACGGCGGTGCTGCCGCTCTTCATCAAGGTCCGCGATCTCGGGCTGCTCGATACATATTTTGGCGTTGCCCTGCCGCAGACGGCCTTCAGTCTTGCGATGAGCGTGTTGCTGCTGCGGCGCTTCTTCAAGGACATCCCGTACGAATTGCTGGAGGCCGCGCTGGTCGACGGGTGCAGCTATATCAAATTCTTCCGCTATGTGACGTTGCCGTTATCGCGGCCGATCCTGGCGACCGTCGGTACCATCACCTTCGTCAACAGCTGGAACGCCTATCTGCTGCCGCTGGTGATGCTCAACACCGACGCGCTCTATCCCTGGCCGCTCGGTATCATGATTTATCAGGGCGAGTATTCGTCCGAGTGGCATCTGATCCTGGCCTTCATCACGTTGACCATCCTGCCGACGATCATTCTCTTCCTCCTGGCGCAGAAGCACATCGTCGCAGGCCTCACCGCCGGCGCGGTCAAGGGATGA
- a CDS encoding extracellular solute-binding protein, with protein sequence MRLLGKLGLAVVACLFGAKLAAAETTVKWLHIEANPAQVKIWEEVARAYEGSHPGVKVEMQFLENEAYKAKLPTILQSKDRPNIIYSWAGGVLKTQIEAGVLDDITDSVEGYSDSLTPAALAAFTSNGRVYGLPTALSQVGFLCNKELMAKAKVDPAGIKSWDDLLAAVKTLKSAGVTPIVVGGADKWPLHFYWTHLAVRIGGKAAFDAALRGENGGFAGETFQKSGELFKQLVDLQPFQNGFLGFKNPQAVGYFGDGKAAMTLAISTVYHLQRALAADKVGLIEDKICWFDFPVVTGGKGAPTDTLGGITGWLITKGSPKEAVDFLKYFVSKEVQTRLAAGNFIIPVVQGADVGLNNAFMKLIAANLAKSNYHQNFYDQSLGPSVGRVVNDVTAEIAGGSMSPQEAAKAIEAAWKQGN encoded by the coding sequence ATGAGACTGCTCGGGAAACTGGGACTAGCCGTTGTCGCATGCCTGTTCGGAGCGAAACTCGCTGCGGCCGAAACGACGGTCAAGTGGCTGCACATCGAGGCCAACCCGGCCCAGGTCAAAATCTGGGAGGAGGTTGCGCGCGCCTATGAGGGGTCGCATCCCGGCGTCAAGGTCGAGATGCAGTTCCTCGAGAACGAGGCCTACAAGGCCAAGCTGCCGACCATCCTGCAATCCAAAGACCGGCCCAACATCATCTACAGCTGGGCCGGCGGTGTCCTGAAGACGCAGATCGAGGCCGGTGTGCTCGACGACATCACCGATTCTGTGGAGGGCTACAGCGACAGTCTCACACCGGCGGCGCTCGCCGCCTTCACCAGCAACGGCCGTGTTTATGGTCTGCCCACGGCGCTCTCGCAGGTCGGCTTCCTCTGCAACAAGGAGCTGATGGCCAAGGCGAAGGTCGACCCTGCCGGGATCAAGAGCTGGGACGATCTGCTTGCTGCCGTGAAGACGTTGAAATCCGCCGGCGTGACCCCGATCGTGGTCGGCGGCGCCGATAAGTGGCCACTGCACTTCTACTGGACGCATCTTGCTGTGCGCATCGGCGGCAAGGCGGCGTTCGATGCGGCGTTGCGTGGCGAGAACGGCGGCTTTGCCGGGGAAACCTTCCAGAAATCCGGCGAGCTGTTCAAGCAACTCGTGGATCTCCAACCGTTCCAGAATGGCTTCCTGGGTTTCAAGAACCCGCAGGCGGTCGGCTATTTCGGCGACGGCAAGGCGGCGATGACGCTCGCGATCAGCACGGTCTATCATCTGCAGCGCGCTCTCGCCGCCGACAAGGTCGGATTGATCGAAGACAAGATCTGCTGGTTCGACTTCCCGGTCGTGACCGGCGGCAAGGGCGCTCCGACCGATACGCTCGGGGGCATCACCGGTTGGTTGATCACAAAAGGCTCGCCGAAGGAGGCTGTCGATTTCCTGAAGTACTTCGTCTCCAAAGAGGTGCAGACGCGGCTTGCCGCGGGCAACTTCATCATCCCGGTGGTGCAGGGTGCGGATGTCGGCCTCAACAACGCCTTCATGAAGCTGATCGCCGCCAATCTAGCGAAGTCGAACTACCACCAGAACTTCTATGACCAGAGCCTGGGTCCGTCGGTCGGCCGCGTCGTCAACGACGTTACTGCCGAGATCGCCGGCGGCAGCATGAGCCCGCAAGAGGCTGCCAAGGCGATCGAGGCGGCGTGGAAACAGGGCAACTGA
- a CDS encoding SDR family NAD(P)-dependent oxidoreductase: MAAVYSDLAGKVVLVTGGASGIGAAIVRRFAQQKSNVVFFDINVDAGQSLARELSDQGLSARFMRVDLTDIAALRAGVAEARNVRGAINILVNNAAHDERHSTEEMTPEYWDDRIGVNLKHQFFAAQAVLPDMKAANAGAIINFGSVSWIAGQGGMAAYTASKSGVIGLTRSLARDYGAYNIRVNAIAPGWIMTERQLDKWMTPQGEVELMQRQCLKRKLMPDEVAKFTIFLASDEASACTAQHYIVDGGWV; the protein is encoded by the coding sequence ATGGCTGCCGTTTATTCCGACCTCGCCGGCAAGGTCGTTCTCGTCACCGGAGGCGCATCGGGAATTGGCGCTGCGATCGTGCGGCGCTTCGCACAGCAGAAATCCAATGTCGTGTTCTTCGACATCAATGTCGACGCGGGCCAATCGCTGGCACGCGAGCTGTCGGATCAAGGTCTTAGCGCGCGTTTCATGCGTGTCGACTTGACCGATATTGCCGCGTTACGTGCCGGTGTCGCGGAGGCGCGCAATGTGCGCGGCGCGATCAACATCCTCGTCAACAATGCCGCGCATGACGAGCGGCACAGCACCGAGGAAATGACACCGGAATATTGGGACGACCGCATCGGGGTCAACTTGAAGCACCAGTTCTTTGCTGCGCAGGCCGTGTTGCCGGACATGAAGGCGGCGAACGCCGGCGCTATCATCAATTTCGGCTCGGTATCGTGGATCGCCGGACAAGGCGGCATGGCCGCCTACACCGCCAGCAAATCGGGTGTGATCGGTCTCACACGCTCTCTGGCGCGCGATTACGGCGCCTACAATATCCGCGTGAACGCGATAGCGCCAGGATGGATCATGACTGAGCGCCAGCTCGATAAATGGATGACACCCCAGGGCGAGGTCGAGCTCATGCAACGACAATGCCTGAAGCGCAAGCTCATGCCCGACGAGGTCGCGAAGTTCACCATCTTCCTCGCTTCCGACGAGGCTTCTGCCTGCACAGCCCAGCACTACATCGTCGATGGCGGCTGGGTCTGA
- a CDS encoding ABC transporter substrate-binding protein codes for MKIGFARASLLVACVLFGNAAHADIKIGIVISASGPGSALGQPQLKTVAALPKEIGGEKVTYIVLDDESDSTKGVQNARRLVIQDKVDVLVGSSLTPVTMPMLDVALESKTPLLSLAAATAIVQPMDEKRAWAFKVVPNDDLMAAAILKHIATSGVKTLGYIGVSDGYGEGYYKEVSRLAPALGLTVTTHEVYARADTSVTGQALKVMSTNPDAVFIASAGTPAVLPQQALRERGYAGKIFQTHGVASEEFIKLGGANVEGAVFAGEAFTIAADLPAGDPFRRSTEEFVTAYEAANGQKPNMFAAHLWDVVALIGKAAPDALKTAKPGTIEFRAALRDALERGQNIYLNNGLSNMSKADHNGYDERSAFLIKVEGGKFRLAK; via the coding sequence ATGAAGATCGGTTTCGCGCGAGCCTCGCTTCTTGTGGCATGCGTCCTTTTTGGAAATGCTGCTCACGCGGACATCAAAATTGGAATTGTGATTTCGGCAAGCGGCCCGGGATCCGCTCTGGGACAGCCGCAGCTCAAGACGGTTGCAGCTCTTCCGAAAGAGATCGGTGGAGAGAAGGTGACCTATATCGTCCTGGACGACGAGTCGGATTCGACCAAAGGGGTCCAGAACGCACGCCGGCTGGTGATCCAGGATAAGGTCGACGTGCTGGTCGGCTCCTCTCTGACCCCGGTGACCATGCCGATGCTGGATGTCGCGCTCGAATCGAAGACGCCGCTGCTGTCGCTCGCTGCCGCTACGGCCATCGTTCAACCGATGGATGAGAAGCGTGCCTGGGCTTTCAAGGTCGTTCCCAATGACGACCTCATGGCGGCCGCCATCCTCAAGCATATCGCGACATCAGGCGTGAAGACGCTCGGCTATATCGGCGTTTCGGATGGCTACGGCGAGGGCTACTACAAGGAGGTGAGCCGCCTCGCGCCTGCGTTGGGGCTGACCGTAACCACACATGAGGTCTACGCGCGCGCCGACACCAGCGTCACCGGTCAGGCGCTGAAGGTGATGTCGACCAATCCCGATGCCGTCTTCATCGCGTCCGCAGGAACTCCGGCCGTCCTGCCGCAGCAGGCGCTCCGCGAGCGCGGATACGCCGGGAAGATATTTCAGACACACGGCGTGGCCAGTGAGGAGTTCATCAAGCTCGGCGGCGCGAACGTCGAAGGTGCGGTATTCGCGGGCGAAGCTTTTACCATTGCCGCCGATCTTCCCGCAGGAGATCCGTTCCGTCGTTCGACGGAGGAGTTCGTGACCGCGTATGAAGCGGCGAACGGACAAAAGCCCAACATGTTCGCTGCTCACCTCTGGGATGTCGTGGCACTGATCGGAAAAGCTGCACCGGATGCGCTGAAGACGGCAAAGCCTGGCACAATCGAATTTCGCGCGGCGCTGCGGGACGCACTCGAGCGTGGGCAGAACATCTATCTCAACAATGGGCTGTCGAACATGAGCAAGGCCGATCACAACGGCTATGATGAGCGCTCGGCCTTTCTCATCAAGGTCGAAGGCGGGAAGTTCCGCCTGGCAAAGTAG
- a CDS encoding GNAT family N-acetyltransferase produces the protein MNRPSNTFDIAIEQGFDFLSPDYAELFDNSAATAFQHPLWLDTLYTRLASHVGATPLVVVVRHRATGALAMVLPLLRIRRGPIRTVEFADLRVSDYLAPVCSPQVFSELLKDESACAEIRCLVRPFDLLRMTKLPDGRLPIENLLAAPRRIAMDTNAYATVLVAPFEQWRASALDRSYQKELAKKARQLQKKGDLSFSCCRDSAAVLEVLDVMKKFRGPRFQAHGDGDLLQRPEYYGFYSDVAQRGLGSFVRLYAMKMNGEVIAAVLGLSHHGSFLVIMGAFDIAGYKSQSLGALMFEQVAKDCIERGDQMLDFTIGDEPYKKQFGAQPSPMWTVTQAGSTTGAISLFALKQAPWLKLAAKRMSEFRFLPTRTSTPTR, from the coding sequence ATGAACAGACCTAGCAACACATTCGACATCGCCATCGAGCAGGGATTCGACTTCCTGTCGCCGGACTACGCGGAGCTGTTCGACAACTCGGCCGCCACCGCGTTCCAGCATCCGCTCTGGCTCGACACCCTCTACACCAGGCTCGCGTCTCATGTGGGCGCAACTCCTCTGGTTGTCGTGGTCCGCCACCGCGCGACGGGCGCCCTTGCGATGGTGTTGCCCTTGCTGCGGATCCGGCGCGGCCCGATACGGACCGTCGAATTCGCCGACCTCCGCGTTTCCGACTACCTCGCGCCCGTATGCAGCCCGCAGGTATTTTCCGAGCTGCTCAAGGACGAGAGTGCCTGCGCAGAAATCCGGTGCCTCGTCCGCCCGTTCGATCTGCTCCGGATGACCAAGCTGCCGGATGGACGGCTTCCGATCGAGAACCTGCTGGCTGCGCCCCGCCGCATAGCGATGGACACCAATGCCTATGCGACCGTTCTGGTCGCGCCGTTCGAGCAATGGCGCGCCAGTGCGCTGGACCGTTCCTACCAGAAGGAGCTCGCAAAGAAAGCCCGGCAGCTCCAGAAGAAGGGGGACTTGAGTTTTTCATGCTGCCGCGACAGTGCCGCTGTCTTGGAGGTGCTGGACGTGATGAAGAAATTTCGCGGGCCGCGCTTTCAGGCACACGGCGACGGAGATCTGCTCCAGCGCCCCGAATATTACGGCTTCTATTCCGACGTGGCGCAGCGCGGCCTCGGCTCCTTTGTCCGGCTCTATGCGATGAAGATGAACGGCGAGGTCATCGCAGCCGTGCTCGGACTCAGCCATCACGGCAGCTTCCTCGTGATCATGGGCGCCTTCGACATTGCCGGATACAAAAGCCAGTCCTTGGGCGCGCTGATGTTCGAGCAGGTGGCGAAGGATTGCATCGAGCGCGGGGATCAGATGCTCGATTTCACCATCGGCGACGAGCCCTACAAGAAGCAGTTCGGCGCTCAGCCTTCACCGATGTGGACGGTCACGCAGGCGGGCAGCACCACGGGCGCCATCTCCTTGTTCGCACTGAAACAGGCGCCTTGGCTCAAGCTGGCCGCCAAGCGGATGTCGGAGTTCAGGTTCCTGCCGACCCGGACCTCAACGCCGACGCGCTGA
- a CDS encoding NAD(P)/FAD-dependent oxidoreductase produces MTADSNVTEPSAGSATAAIVVDIAIVGGGLAGSLAAAVLARAGHRVALVDKRAVHPDEFRVEKIGGRQLEMLRKLGFLDALDNVACRYDQVLNIREGKVVDVSVGRAYGLPYADLVAMARSQLPDPSSLIVDEVTAVNCRDDLQHVELASGGRITARLVVLATGMAGVLGYKLGIKRRVLAERHSVSFGFTIARRDHAPFDFEALTCYGERTADGIDYLSLFPVRAGMRANLFMFRDPTDPIMRELRREPEATVLRLLPGLRPYLGDFHVIDRVQNWVMHLSVVEGHLQPGVVLIGDAFQTNCPAAGTGVARLLVDVERLCTEYAPRWLGTEGMGREKISEFYSDPDKVAADQQSLKMARFRQALTSRNDIGWDVRRRLHFLRRSITHRLDQMRPGWLAQVRSALRA; encoded by the coding sequence ATGACGGCGGATAGCAACGTGACCGAGCCGAGCGCTGGATCTGCGACCGCGGCGATCGTCGTCGACATCGCGATCGTCGGCGGCGGCCTTGCGGGCTCGCTCGCGGCGGCCGTGCTCGCGCGGGCAGGGCATCGTGTCGCTCTCGTCGACAAGCGCGCGGTCCATCCGGACGAGTTTCGGGTCGAAAAAATAGGCGGCCGTCAGCTGGAGATGTTGCGCAAGCTGGGCTTCCTCGATGCGCTCGACAACGTGGCCTGTCGATATGATCAGGTGCTCAACATCAGGGAAGGCAAGGTGGTCGATGTCAGCGTCGGCCGGGCTTACGGGCTTCCATATGCCGATCTCGTCGCCATGGCGCGCAGCCAGCTGCCTGATCCGTCCAGCCTCATTGTCGATGAGGTCACTGCGGTCAATTGTCGCGACGATCTCCAACATGTCGAGCTCGCGTCAGGGGGGCGCATAACTGCGCGCCTCGTCGTGCTGGCCACGGGCATGGCGGGCGTGCTCGGCTACAAGCTCGGCATCAAGCGGCGCGTGCTGGCCGAGCGCCATTCGGTTTCGTTCGGCTTCACGATCGCCCGCCGCGACCACGCGCCGTTCGATTTCGAGGCGTTGACCTGTTATGGGGAGCGCACAGCGGACGGCATCGATTATCTCAGCCTGTTTCCCGTGCGTGCCGGCATGCGGGCAAATCTCTTCATGTTCCGAGACCCGACCGATCCGATCATGCGCGAGCTGCGCCGTGAACCGGAGGCGACGGTCTTGCGCCTGCTTCCGGGATTGCGGCCCTACCTTGGCGATTTCCACGTGATCGACCGGGTGCAGAATTGGGTGATGCACCTGTCCGTCGTGGAAGGACATCTCCAGCCCGGAGTCGTGCTCATCGGTGATGCGTTCCAAACGAATTGTCCGGCCGCCGGCACGGGCGTCGCCCGTCTGCTGGTCGACGTCGAGCGCCTCTGCACCGAATATGCGCCGCGTTGGCTCGGGACCGAGGGCATGGGCCGGGAGAAGATTTCTGAATTCTATTCCGATCCCGACAAGGTCGCGGCGGACCAGCAGTCACTGAAGATGGCGCGCTTCCGGCAGGCCCTGACGTCCCGCAACGATATTGGCTGGGACGTGCGGCGGCGGCTGCACTTCCTGCGACGCAGTATCACCCACCGGCTCGATCAGATGCGGCCCGGCTGGCTCGCGCAGGTTCGAAGCGCGCTACGCGCCTGA